In Uranotaenia lowii strain MFRU-FL chromosome 2, ASM2978415v1, whole genome shotgun sequence, one genomic interval encodes:
- the LOC129742464 gene encoding uncharacterized protein LOC129742464 codes for MDNSFETVFEQAQLFTALNIEDEEEEVLVQEIAHSQLSTGRGSRAGRKPNIERNFPEANQRFYNDYFALYPTYDAKTFLRRYRMPREMYVHISSELARKYQYFQQRSDAAHKLGLSTMQKCTVALRMLAYGASADSLDENLRVGKSTSLEILRKFCEGITELFASEYLRSPNPSEISKLRAENSERGFPGMVGSIDCMHWRWKNCPSAWKGQFQGKGQTATIVLEVVASKNCYIWHSFFGCPGTNNDLNVLYRSPLIAKIVKENFLGPPFSVGDHLYETGYLLGDGIYPDYPVFVKTVKAPKTAKQVLFAKHQEGVRKDVERCFGILQGVWRILQVPCRLWDRKTMSQIMETCIILHNMRIRYMETETQELIEEHNAFFEQIQEPLPEATAGFASGTSHIEQMFNRWSSLIDKEKSERLQADLINHQWDEKGNN; via the exons ATGGACAATTCCTTTGAAACCGTGTTCGAGCAAGCCCAGCTGTTCACCGCTTTGAACATCGAGGACGAAGAGGAGGAAGTTTTGGTGCAGGAGATAGCCCATTCGCAACTATCAACCGGCAGAGGATCGCGTGCTGGTCGAAAACCTAACATCGAAAGGAATTTTCCGGAAGCGAATCAACGATTCTATAATGATTACTTCGCGCTGTACCCCACATACGacgcaaaaacatttttgcgtCGTTATCGCATGCCACGCGAGATGTATGTGCACATATCAAGTGAGCTTGCCAGAAAATATCAGTACTTCCAGCAACGGTCCGACGCTGCACATAAATTGGGTCTGTCTACCATGCAAAAGTGCACCGTCGCATTGCGCATGTTAGCTTATGGTGCCTCGGCTGACTCTCTGGACGAAAACCTCCGCGTCGGTAAATCAACCAGCCTGGAAATCCTCCGTAAATTTTGCGAAGGTATTACTGAGCTGTTCGCTAGCGAATATCTACGGTCTCCTAATCCTAGCGAAATTTCAAAGCTGAGAGCCGAAAATAGCGAACGAGGTTTTCCAGGTATGGTGGGGAGCATCGATTGTATGCACTGGCGCTGGAAGAACTGTCCTTCAGCGTGGAAAGGGCAGTTCCAAGGCAAAGGTCAAACTGCAACGATCGTCCTGGAGGTTGTGGCAAGCAAAAATTGCTATATATGGCACAGCTTTTTTGGTTGTCCTGGGACCAATAATGACCTCAATGTACTTTATCGGTCTCCGCTGATAGCTAAAATAGTGAAG gAAAATTTTCTGGGACCCCCTTTCTCTGTAGGAGATCACCTCTACGAAACAGGGTATCTGTTGGGCGACGGGATTTATCCCGATTATCCGGTTTTTGTCAAAACCGTTAAAGCGCCCAAAACAGCCAAGCAGGTTCTGTTCGCCAAGCATCAAGAAGGCGTCAGAAAAGATGTAGAAAGGTGTTTTGGAATTCTGCAAGGTGTCTGGCGAATCCTTCAAGTTCCCTGCAGATTGTGGGACAGGAAGACGATGTCCCAAATAATGGAAACATGTATTATTTTGCACAACATGCGAATCAGATACATGGAGACGGAAACCCAAGAACTGATTGAAGAGCACAACGCATTCTTCGAGCAAATTCAAGAACCACTGCCAGAAGCTACCGCCGGATTTGCTAGTGGCACGAGCCATATTGAACAAATGTTCAACAGATGGAGCAGCCTCATCGACAAAGAAAAATCGGAGAGATTGCAGGCAGATCTTATAAACCATCAGTGGGATGAAAAGGGGAACAACTGA